From the Prunus dulcis chromosome 4, ALMONDv2, whole genome shotgun sequence genome, one window contains:
- the LOC117624026 gene encoding G-type lectin S-receptor-like serine/threonine-protein kinase SD1-1 isoform X1: MDKILSFISIGIYVFLIFCRTSTAADTLIFKHGSFELRFLNTGVYRRLLASTSGDYCDNDGLCGANGMCDISNSQVCSCLKGFKPKRPEKWNLGEYTEGCVRPELLKCQIKVGFMKYAAVKLPDNTNSWVNQSMNLMECRASCLSNCSCMAYSSSGIKGEGSGCTIWFGDLINIRKLLAGGQDLYIRMPASELNANCRKTKIAVIVVSIASIVSGMLLAVCCICRKSSKFKEKMGKHGTMSQNCEGQKEDLEVPLFSLSTIATATDNFSFNKKLGEGGFGPVYKGRLIDGQEIAVKRLSQSSGQGSNEFKTEVRLIAKLQHRNLVRLLGCCIEGEEKLLIYEHMPNKSLDFYIFDQTQSRLLYWSKRFHIICGIARGLLYLHQDSRLRIIHRDLKASNVLLDKEMNPKISDFGLAKTFGGDQNEGVTRTVVGTYGYMAPEYAIDGQFSVKSDVFSFGILLLEIVSGKRSRGFYDPDEHLNLIGHAWRLWKGGRSLELIDESLSDACALSEVLHCIHISLLCVQQLPEDRPTMSSVILMLGDGGALPQPKRPGFFGGRYSSQADSSSSKNEISSPFDSTITVLEAR; encoded by the exons atggacaaaattctttcattcaTTTCCATTGGAATTTATGTGTTCCTCATTTTCTGCAGAACCTCAACTGCAGCTGATACCTTGATTTTCAAACATGGCAGCTTTGAATTGCGTTTCTTAAATACTGGGGTTTACCGGCGTCTATTAGCATCAACTTCAGGAGATTACTGCGACAACGATGGCCTTTGTGGCGCCAATGGAATGTGTGACATTAGTAATTCACAAGTCTGCAGTTGTTTAAAAGGATTCAAGCCCAAAAGACCAGAAAAATGGAACTTGGGAGAATATACAGAAGGTTGTGTGCGGCCTGAACTTTTGAAATGCCAAATTAAAGTTGGGTTTATGAAATATGCTGCAGTGAAATTGCCAGATAACACAAATTCTTGGGTCAATCAAAGTATGAACCTCATGGAATGCAGAGCAAGTTGCTTGAGCAACTGTTCTTGTATGGCTTACTCAAGCTCCGGTATCAAAGGAGAAGGCAGTGGCTGCACCATCTGGTTTGGTGATCTTATCAACATTAGAAAGCTTTTGGCTGGTGGGCAGGATCTGTATATTCGAATGCCTGCTTCGGAACTGA ACGCGAATTGCCGAAAGACAAAGATTGCAGTGATAGTTGTATCCATTGCTTCGATTGTTTCTGGGATGCTCTTAGCTGTTTGTTGCATTTGCCGTAAGAGTTCGAAGTTCAAAG AGAAAATGGGAAAGCATGGAACAATGAGTCAGAACTGTGAAGGACAGAAAGAAGACCTGGAGGTACCATTATTTAGTCTGTCCACAATAGCCACTGCTACTGACAACTTTTCATTCAACAAGAAGCTTGGAGAAGGTGGTTTTGGACCAGTATACAAG GGTAGACTAATAGATGGGCAAGAAATTGCGGTGAAGAGGCTCTCACAAAGTTCAGGGCAAGGATCAAACGAGTTCAAAACCGAAGTACGACTAATAGCCAAACTTCAGCACCGAAATCTCGTGAGGCTTCTAGGTTGTTGCATTGAGGGCGAAGAGAAGTTGCTGATTTATGAGCACATGCCCAACAAAAGCTTGGACTTCTACATTTTTG ATCAAACTCAAAGTAGACTGTTGTATTGGTCAAAACGCTTCCACATTATCTGTGGGATTGCCAGGGGTCTTCTCTATCTGCATCAAGATTCAAGATTGAGGATTATTCATAGAGATCTTAAAGCAAGTAATGTTTTACTTGACAAGGagatgaacccaaaaatctccGACTTCGGCTTAGCTAAAACTTTTGGAGGAGATCAGAATGAAGGAGTTACAAGAACTGTTGTTGGAACCTA TGGTTATATGGCACCGGAATATGCCATTGATGGCCAATTCTCTGTAAAATCAGACGTTTTTAGCTTTGGCATTTTGTTGTTGGAGATAGTAAGTGGGAAGAGAAGTAGAGGATTTTATGATCCGGATGAACACCTTAACCTCATTGGACAT GCATGGAGATTGTGGAAAGGAGGGAGGTCTCTAGAGTTGATTGATGAAAGCTTAAGCGACGCATGCGCTCTATCAGAAGTCTTGCACTGCATACACATTAGTCTTTTATGTGTGCAACAGCTTCCTGAAGACAGGCCAACCATGTCATCTGTGATTCTGATGTTAGGTGATGGGGGCGCCTTGCCTCAACCCAAAAGGCCAGGTTTCTTTGGTGGAAGATATTCATCTCAAGCAGATTCTTCGTCAAGTAAGAACGAAATATCTTCACCCTTTGACTCTACAATAACCGTGCTGGAGGCTCGATAA
- the LOC117624024 gene encoding G-type lectin S-receptor-like serine/threonine-protein kinase At4g27290 — translation MGSIFSFMFIGIYVSLFFNKTSTAADAITQSQSLRDGNTLISKHGSFELGFFSQPAPDSKNSFLGIWYKSSVSLVTNVTWVANQQNPINGSSGILMINSTGSVVLLSQDQTVVWSINLSRQPRNPILQLLDSGNLVLREAKDGNSENYLWQSFDSHSDKLFQGMKIEWKVKTRACRSLLASRVEHDTSTSGDYCDSNGRCGPNGICTITKSPVCSCFKGFEPKALGKWNIGAYQEGCVRTEPLSCQNKHEFIKYPGVKLPDITNSWVNQTLSLRECREICLNNCSCMAYASSSVKGGVSGCTIWFGNLMNTRELLDGGQDLYIQMPTSGLKANWPKTKIAVIVVAVASVVSGTLLAVYCIRRKRRKFREKIRKNGMMGQDNEGQEADLELPLFSLPTIVTATDNFSFTRKLGEGGFGPVYKGRLEDGQEIAVKRLSQSSGQGPDEFKNEVLLIAKLQHRNLVRLLGCCIDGEEKLLIYEYLPNRSLDFYIFDKTQGRLLDWSQRFHIIHGIARGLLYLHQDSRLRIIHRDLKASNVLLDKDMNPKISDFGLARTFGGDQTEGVTRNVVGTYGYMAPEYAIDGQFSVKSDVFSFGILMLEIVSGKRSRGFYDPDDNLNLIGHAWRLWKGGRSLELIDESLRDSCTLSELLRCIHVSLLCVQQLPVDRPTMSSVILMLGDEFPLPQPKKPGFFGGKYSSEADSSSKNLTSSTNEPSSTYDSTITLPEAR, via the exons ATGGGCAGtattttttcattcatgttCATTGGAATTTACGTGTCCCTCTTTTTCAACAAAACCTCAACTGCAGCTGATGCCATTACTCAATCCCAATCCCTTAGAGATGGTAACACCTTGAtttccaaacatggcagtttTGAATTGGGATTTTTCAGTCAACCAGCTCCTGACTCCAAAAACAGCTTCTTGGGAATTTGGTACAAGAGTTCTGTTTCATTAGTCACAAATGTCACTTGGGTTGCAAACCAGCAAAACCCCATTAATGGTTCATCTGGGATTTTGATGATAAACAGCACGGGCAGTGTTGTCCTTCTAAGCCAAGATCAGACTGTTGTTTGGTCAATAAATTTGTCCAGACAACCTAGGAATCCGATTTTGCAGCTCTTGGATTCTGGCAATCTTGTCCTAAGAGAAGCCAAAGATGGAAACTCAGAAAACTACTTGTGGCAAAGCTTTGACTCTCACTCTGATAAGTTGTTTCAGGGTATGAAGATTGAATGGAAGGTAAAGACTAGGGCTTGCAGGAGTCTATTGGCTTCAAGGGTAGAGCATGACACATCAACTTCAGGAGACTACTGTGACAGTAATGGACGTTGTGGACCCAATGGAATATGTACCATTACTAAATCCCCAGTTTGTAGTTGCTTCAAAGGCTTCGAGCCCAAAGCACTTGGAAAATGGAACATCGGAGCATACCAAGAAGGTTGTGTGCGTACTGAACCTTTGAGCTGCCAAAATAAACATGAGTTTATCAAATATCCTGGGGTAAAGTTGCCAGACATCACAAATTCCTGGGTCAACCAAACTTTGAGTCTCAGGGAATGCAGGGAAATTTGCTTGAACAACTGTTCTTGTATGGCTTACGCAAGCTCCAGTGTCAAAGGAGGAGTCAGTGGCTGCACCATCTGGTTTGGTAATCTGATGAACACCAGAGAGCTCTTGGATGGTGGGCAGGATCTGTATATTCAAATGCCTACTTCAGGATTAA AGGCTAATTGGCCTAAGACAAAGATAGCCGTGATAGTTGTAGCTGTTGCTTCGGTTGTTTCCGGGACACTCTTAGCTGTTTATTGCATTCGCAGAAAGAGGAGAAAGTTCAGAG agaaaattaggaagaatgGAATGATGGGTCAGGACAATGAAGGACAGGAAGCCGACCTGGAGCTACCATTATTTAGTCTGCCAACAATAGTCACCGCCACTGATAACTTTTCATTCACCAGGAAGCTTGGAGAAGGTGGTTTTGGACCTGTATACAAG GGTAGACTAGAAGATGGGCAAGAAATTGCTGTGAAGAGGCTCTCGCAAAGTTCAGGACAAGGGCCAGATGAGTTCAAAAATGAAGTACTACTAATAGCCAAACTTCAGCACCGGAATCTTGTAAGGCTTCTAGGCTGTTGCATTGACGGAGAAGAGAAATTGCTTATCTATGAATATCTTCCCAACAGAAGCTTGGACTTCTACATTTTTG ATAAAACTCAAGGTAGATTGTTAGATTGGTCACAACGGTTCCACATTATCCATGGGATCGCTAGGGGACTTCTCTATCTTCATCAAGATTCCAGACTGAGGATTATCCATAGAGATCTTAAAGCAAGTAATGTATTACTTGATAAGGacatgaacccaaaaatctcaGATTTCGGCTTGGCTAGAACATTTGGAGGAGATCAGACTGAAGGAGTTACAAGAAACGTGGTTGGGACCTA TGGTTATATGGCACCAGAATATGCCATTGATGGTCAATTCTCTGTAAAATCAGACGTTTTTAGCTTTGGAATTTTAATGTTGGAGATAGTAAGCGGGAAGAGAAGTAGAGGATTTTATGATCCGGATGACAACCTTAACCTCATCGGACAT GCATGGAGATTGTGGAAAGGAGGGAGGTCTCTAGAGTTGATTGATGAAAGCTTAAGGGACTCATGCACTCTATCTGAACTCTTGCGTTGCATACATGTTAGTCTTTTATGTGTGCAACAGCTTCCTGTAGACAGGCCAACCATGTCATCCGTGATTCTGATGTTAGGTGATGAGTTCCCCTTGCCTCAACCCAAAAAACCAGGTTTCTTTGGTGGAAAATATTCGTCTGAAGCAGATTCTTCAAGTAAGAACTTAACATCTTCAACTAACGAACCATCTTCAACCTATGACTCTACCATAACGTTGCCTGAGGCTCGATGA
- the LOC117624022 gene encoding uncharacterized protein LOC117624022, whose protein sequence is MENGHDWKIAEKFSGLTISGADPIRSSNNSTSNQDGNLLQVMKAMEAAEATIKQQVEENIRLRTQLEHKMLELHRYKLQESMPTQMPPSVDPWAQRLHGSHDQAHQPVAHVDNQIDRIANPAQIHRESETRETQLGSSEINGAMKVVRVSGNQVAAENASSGISRLSSPSTTTSLSPGRSSTEGEYDPQRVNFSGHGLMPLTERNNPSNSLWKKDLVVKVHEHEQEIMQLRKHLADYSIKEAQIRNEKYVLEKRIAYMRLAFDQQQQDLADAASKALSYRQDIIEENIRLAYAVQDAQQERSTFVSSLLPILAEYSLQPPVPDAQSIVGNVKVLFRHLQEKLLLTESKLKELQYQLTPWRSDSNQQPNNISIAAPPSPPSQSIGGGALLNVSRNGLEMVPQNQPTYASNGGRVPASASDTQTTADWDHHPQSGFGGGAPNNVETNDLGLGRYSPVPSRTSAGQDQDVPLNLAVTQGDTQRVNQYSGGTSNRQVTFRDPVGNTHREMDDQYAEGNQNDRENSSNWSAGNSPYTSPLNDSSSPYPHYLPPVLEEGGSSSYSEAADDDPLPAIEGLQISGEAFPGHELQACGYSINGTTSCNFEWVRHMQDGSVNYIDGAKQPNYLVTADDVDTYLAIEVQPLDNRKRKGELVKVFANEHKKITCDTEMQGQIEKILYKGQASFKIFQFAGYLDIWEPATLAIKRGAYSIKGSGGTSGSGVVVTEKFSPNTFVTIPYGSPAEFIIVSGSDGGGGGNEYLLRADNESCCRDTVVLTLRLFIHRADVRKNSRRGKKMLFF, encoded by the coding sequence ATGGAGAACGGTCACGATTGGAAAATTGCTGAGAAATTCTCAGGTTTGACGATTTCCGGCGCTGACCCAATTCGTTCTTCAAACAACAGCACCAGCAATCAAGACGGAAACTTGCTTCAGGTCATGAAAGCCATGGAAGCTGCAGAGGCCACAATCAAGCAACAGGTTGAAGAGAACATCCGATTGAGGACCCAGCTCGAACACAAGATGCTCGAGCTCCACAGATACAAGCTCCAGGAATCCATGCCCACCCAAATGCCGCCTTCTGTTGATCCATGGGCCCAGCGCCTCCATGGATCTCATGATCAAGCTCATCAACCAGTTGCCCATGTCGACAATCAAATCGATAGGATTGCAAATCCCGCGCAGATTCATAGAGAATCAGAAACCCGAGAAACCCAATTGGGTAGCAGCGAGATCAATGGAGCCATGAAGGTCGTTCGAGTTTCTGGTAATCAGGTAGCTGCAGAAAACGCCAGCAGTGGCATCTCTCGGTTGTCTTCACCGTCCACAACGACGTCGCTTTCTCCGGGAAGGTCGAGCACCGAAGGGGAATATGATCCTCAGCGTGTCAATTTTTCTGGACATGGGTTGATGCCATTGACTGAAAGAAACAACCCCAGCAACAGCCTGTGGAAGAAGGATCTGGTTGTTAAGGTTCATGAACATGAACAAGAGATTATGCAATTGCGAAAGCATTTGGCGGATTATTCGATCAAAGAAGCGCAAATTCGAAACGAAAAGTATGTGCTGGAGAAGCGCATTGCTTATATGCGTTTGGCATTTgatcagcagcagcaggacCTTGCTGATGCTGCATCAAAGGCTCTGTCTTACAGACAGGACATTATTGAGGAAAACATTCGGCTCGCTTATGCCGTGCAGGATGCACAGCAGGAGAGATCGACGTTTGTTTCCTCTTTGCTGCCAATTCTGGCTGAGTACTCATTGCAGCCTCCGGTTCCTGATGCACAGTCCATTGTTGGCAATGTCAAGGTTCTGTTTAGGCATTTGCAGGAGAAGTTGCTTCTTACTGAGTCCAAATTGAAGGAGTTGCAGTATCAGTTAACGCCTTGGCGATCAGATTCGAATCAGCAGCCTAATAACATTAGCATTGCTGCGCCTCCTTCACCACCATCTCAGTCCATTGGTGGTGGAGCATTGCTAAATGTGAGCAGAAATGGGCTTGAAATGGTTCCTCAGAATCAGCCAACATATGCTTCCAATGGTGGAAGAGTGCCAGCTTCGGCTTCTGATACTCAGACAACTGCGGATTGGGATCATCATCCTCAGAGTGGTTTCGGTGGTGGTGCCCCCAACAATGTGGAAACCAATGACTTGGGATTGGGGAGGTATTCACCTGTTCCAAGCAGGACTTCAGCAGGCCAAGATCAAGATGTTCCTCTTAATCTTGCTGTTACTCAAGGTGATACACAGCGGGTAAATCAGTATAGTGGAGGGACAAGCAATAGACAGGTCACCTTTCGTGATCCGGTTGGGAACACACACAGAGAGATGGATGATCAATATGCAGAGGGGAACCAGAATGACAGAGAAAACTCATCCAATTGGAGTGCAGGGAACTCTCCTTACACATCCCCGCTTAACGATTCCAGCTCCCCGTATCCTCATTATCTACCGCCGGTTCTCGAAGAGGGTGGTTCATCTTCATATTCAGAGGCTGCAGATGATGATCCATTACCAGCTATAGAGGGCCTCCAAATTTCGGGTGAAGCTTTTCCGGGGCATGAACTTCAAGCGTGCGGGTACTCTATCAACGGAACAACCAGTTGCAACTTTGAGTGGGTGCGCCACATGCAAGATGGATCTGTCAATTACATCGATGGAGCAAAGCAACCAAATTATCTTGTAACTGCTGATGATGTCGATACATACCTTGCTATCGAAGTCCAGCCTCTGGATAACAGGAAGCGCAAGGGAGAGCTTGTAAAGGTGTTTGCCAATGAGCACAAGAAGATCACTTGTGATACTGAAATGCAAGGCCAGATAGAGAAGATTCTTTATAAGGGTCAGGCTTCATTCAAAATATTTCAGTTCGCTGGATATCTTGACATTTGGGAACCTGCTACATTGGCCATTAAGAGGGGAGCTTACAGCATTAAGGGCAGTGGAGGAACTAGTGGAAGTGGTGTTGTAGTTACAGAGAAGTTTTCGCCGAACACATTTGTCACAATTCCTTATGGAAGTCCTGCAGAATTCATAATAGTTAGTGGCTcggatggtggtggtggtggtaatGAGTATCTCTTAAGAGCAGACAATGAAAGCTGTTGTAGAGATACAGTTGTGCTCACATTAAGATTATTTATCCATAGGGCTGATGTGAGAAAAAACTCGAGGAGAGGGAAaaagatgttatttttttaa
- the LOC117624026 gene encoding G-type lectin S-receptor-like serine/threonine-protein kinase SD1-1 isoform X2: MNPKISDFGLAKTFGGDQNEGVTRTVVGTYGYMAPEYAIDGQFSVKSDVFSFGILLLEIVSGKRSRGFYDPDEHLNLIGHAWRLWKGGRSLELIDESLSDACALSEVLHCIHISLLCVQQLPEDRPTMSSVILMLGDGGALPQPKRPGFFGGRYSSQADSSSSKNEISSPFDSTITVLEAR, translated from the exons atgaacccaaaaatctccGACTTCGGCTTAGCTAAAACTTTTGGAGGAGATCAGAATGAAGGAGTTACAAGAACTGTTGTTGGAACCTA TGGTTATATGGCACCGGAATATGCCATTGATGGCCAATTCTCTGTAAAATCAGACGTTTTTAGCTTTGGCATTTTGTTGTTGGAGATAGTAAGTGGGAAGAGAAGTAGAGGATTTTATGATCCGGATGAACACCTTAACCTCATTGGACAT GCATGGAGATTGTGGAAAGGAGGGAGGTCTCTAGAGTTGATTGATGAAAGCTTAAGCGACGCATGCGCTCTATCAGAAGTCTTGCACTGCATACACATTAGTCTTTTATGTGTGCAACAGCTTCCTGAAGACAGGCCAACCATGTCATCTGTGATTCTGATGTTAGGTGATGGGGGCGCCTTGCCTCAACCCAAAAGGCCAGGTTTCTTTGGTGGAAGATATTCATCTCAAGCAGATTCTTCGTCAAGTAAGAACGAAATATCTTCACCCTTTGACTCTACAATAACCGTGCTGGAGGCTCGATAA
- the LOC117624020 gene encoding G-type lectin S-receptor-like serine/threonine-protein kinase At4g27290, with amino-acid sequence MELLCFLVFSICLLFSPSRISSAADTITSSQSLSDGKSLVSSPGGIFELGFFSPGISKSRYLGIWYKNIPTPTVVWVANRQTPINGSTGSLMINSTGNLVLVNNNNQTVWSTNSLKQSQSQRPVLQLLDNGNLVLRDEKDANSEKYLWQSFDYPSDTLLPGMKLGWDLRTGLNRRLTAWKSPDDPSPGDFIWEMELHEYPEPVMWKGSKEYLRSGPWNGVLFSGKPAKALPALNFSFISNEDEVYLTIDMVNKSVLGRMIMNQTTSTPYRQEWIWSEADRNWTIYATFPRDTCDSYGHCGGNGNCDLSSSPICQCLDRFSPRSPENWNLNEFSQGCERRKPLSCKNDGFATYPGLKLPDTTHSWVDKSMNLKECKAKCLSNCSCSAYTNLDVRGGGSGCAIWFDDLVDIKQMPGGDQNIYIKISASELGGKDEKWKIAVIIASASALILGMLLVGYCCILKTRGRKYVKGQDIEEQKDEDLELPLFDLTTIEGATNFFSVNNKLGEGGFGPVYKGRLVDGQEIAVKRLSRSSGQGIKEFKNEVILIAKLQHRNLVKLLGCCIQGEEKLLIYEYMPNKSLDYFLFDETRRKLLDWPQRFQIICGIARGLLYLHQDSRLRIIHRDLKASNVLLDRDLNPKISDFGLARTFGGDQTEGNTNRVVGTYGYMAPEYATEGQFSVKSDVFSFGILLLEIISGKKSKGFYHLNHRLNLIGNAWRLWKEGRPLELIDEGFGNSCTLSDVLRCIHVSLLCVQLQPEDRPTMASVVQMLCSESALPEPKEPGFVPEKDLLSGEFPLINNEPSSNGLTITQLEPR; translated from the exons ATGGAGCTCCTCTGTTTCTTGGTTTTCAGTATCTGCTTACTCTTTTCTCCGAGCAGAATTTCATCAGCTGCTGATACCATTACTTCATCTCAGTCCCTCAGTGATGGCAAGTCATTGGTTTCTTCTCCGGGTGGAATATTTGAGCTGGGTTTTTTCAGTCCAGGCATTTCCAAGAGCCGCTACTTGGGAATTTGGTACAAGAACATCCCAACTCCAACTGTTGTTTGGGTTGCAAACAGGCAAACTCCAATCAATGGTTCCACTGGCAGCTTGATGATCAACAGCACAGGCAATCTTGTCCTtgtcaacaacaacaaccagACTGTTTGGTCTACAAATTCATTAAAACAGTCCCAGAGCCAGCGCCCTGTCCTGCAGCTCCTGGACAATGGCAATCTTGTCCTCAGAGATGAGAAAGATGCAAACTCAGAAAAGTACTTGTGGCAGAGTTTTGACTACCCATCTGATACTTTGTTGCCAGGAATGAAGCTTGGATGGGACTTGAGAACCGGACTTAATCGACGTTTAACGGCATGGAAAAGTCCAGATGACCCTTCTCCAGGGGACTTCATCTGGGAAATGGAGCTGCATGAGTATCCTGAGCCAGTTATGTGGAAAGGGTCCAAAGAGTACTTGAGAAGTGGCCCATGGAATGGTGTTTTGTTCAGTGGTAAACCAGCCAAGGCACTTCCTGCATTGAACTTCAGTTTCATTTCCAATGAGGATGAGGTTTACTTGACAATCGACATGGTGAATAAGTCTGTACTTGGAAGGATGATCATGAACCAAACCACGTCGACGCCGTATCGACAGGAGTGGATTTGGTCCGAAGCAGACCGGAATTGGACAATTTATGCAACGTTTCCAAGAGACACTTGTGATAGTTATGGCCACTGTGGTGGTAATGGCAATTGTGATCTTAGTTCATCCCCAATTTGTCAATGTTTGGATAGGTTCAGTCCCAGATCACCGGAGAACTGGAACTTAAATGAGTTTTCACAAGGCTGTGAGCGCAGGAAGCCATTGAGCTGCAAGAATGATGGATTCGCCACGTATCCCGGGTTGAAATTGCCCGATACTACGCATAGTTGGGTAGATAAAAGCATGAATCTCAAGGAATGCAAGGCCAAATGCTTATCTAATTGTTCTTGTTCTGCTTATACAAACTTGGATGTGAGAGGAGGAGGCAGTGGTTGTGCCATCTGGTTCGATGATCTAGTCGATATCAAGCAAATGCCAGGTGGTGACcagaatatatatatcaagaTATCTGCTTCAGAACTAG GAGGGAAAGATGAGAAGTGGAAGATAGCTGTGATTATTGCATCTGCCTCTGCCCTTATTCTTGGGATGCTCTTAGTTGGCTATTGTTGCATTCTCAAAACCAGAGGCAGGAAATATGTCAAAG GTCAAGACATTGAAGAACAGAAAGACGAAGATCTGGAGCTGCCATTGTTCGACTTGACAACAATAGAGGGTGCCACTAATTTCTTTTCAGTCAACAATAAGCTTGGTGAAGGCGGTTTTGGACCTGTATACAAG GGTAGACTCGTAGATGGTCAAGAAATTGCAGTCAAGAGACTTTCAAGAAGTTCTGGACAAGGAATAAAGGAGTTCAAAAATGAAGTAATACTGATTGCCAAACTTCAACACCGAAATCTTGTAAAGCTTCTTGGTTGCTGCATTCAAGGAGAGGAGAAATTGCTGATCTATGAATACATGCCCAACAAAAGCTTGGACTACTTCCTTTTTG ATGAAACACGACGTAAATTGTTAGATTGGCCTCAGCGCTTCCAAATAATCTGTGGGATTGCTAGGGGGCTTCTCTATCTTCATCAGGATTCCAGACTGAGGATTATACACAGAGATCTCAAAGCAAGTAATGTTTTACTTGATAGAGACTTGAACCCGAAGATCTCAGATTTTGGTCTTGCTAGAACTTTTGGTGGAGATCAAACTGAAGGAAATACAAACAGAGTGGTTGGAACATA TGGTTACATGGCACCTGAATATGCTACTGAAGGGCAATTCTCAGTGAAATCTGATGTCTTTAGCTTTGGTATTTTACTGCTGGAGATAATAAGTGGAAAGAAAAGTAAAGGGTTCTATCATTTGAACCACCGCCTGAATCTTATTGGAAAT GCATGGAGATTGTGGAAAGAAGGAAGGCCATTAGAGCTGATTGACGAAGGGTTTGGGAACTCGTGCACTCTATCAGACGTACTGCGATGCATCCATGTCAGTCTGTTATGTGTGCAACTACAGCCTGAGGACAGGCCAACCATGGCATCTGTAGTTCAGATGTTATGTAGTGAAAGTGCCTTGCCTGAGCCCAAAGAACCAGGATTTGTTCCAGAAAAGGATTTACTCAGCGGAGAGTTTCCCCTAATTAACAACGAACCATCTTCTAATGGTTTAACCATTACACAACTCGAGCCTCGTTAA